The genome window GCCTGCTCCTCCGACGACGACAGCGGCAGCGATTCCGCATCCAACACCTCGCGCGGCCCGATTAGCTTCGCCATGGGCAAGAACGACACGGACAAGCTCCGCCCGATCATCGACCAGTGGAACGAGGAGCACCCGGACGAGACGGTGACCCTCAAGGAGCTCGCCGGTGAAGCGGACGCCCAGCGGGACACCCTCGTCCAGTCCCTCCAGGCCGGCTCCGACGACTACGACGTCATGGCCCTCGATGTGGTGTGGACCGCGCAGTTCGCCGCCAACGGCTGGCTCACCCCGCTCACCGGCGATCTGACGGTCGACACTGCCGACCTGCTGCCCGCCACCGTGGAATCCGCCACCTACAACGACACCCTCTACGGACTGCCGCAGAACACCAACGGCCAGCTGCTCTACCGCAACACCGAGCTGGTTCCCGACGCTCCCACCCGGTGGGATGACGTCGTCAACGCCTGCAAGACCGTCCTCGAGCAGGACGTGGACTGCCTCACCACCCAGCTCAAGCAGTACGAGGGCCTCACCATCGCCACCGGCAACTTCATGGACGGCTGGGGCGGTGGCATCCTCGACGCCTCCGGTGAACCGACCGTCACCTCCGATGCCTCGCGGGAAGGTCTGCAGGCCCTCGTCGACGCCTACAACGACGGCACCATCTCCCCGGCATCCACCGCCGCCACCGAGGAGGAGACCAACCTGGCCTTCACCGAGGGGAACACGGCCATGGCGATCAACTGGCCCTACATGTGGACCAATGCCAACGAGGCGGAGGCCACCAGCGGCAAGTTCGAGGTCCAGCCGCTCGTCGGCAGGGACGGTACCGGCGTCTCCACCCTCGGCGGATACAACAACGGCATCAACGTGAACTCGAAGAACAAGGCGACCGCCCTCGACTTCATGAAGTTCATCGTCGAGCCGGAGAACCAGAAGTCCTTCGCCGAGGCGTCCTTCCCGCCGGTCCTCGCCTCCATCTACGACGACCAGGAACTCATCGAGCAGTTCCCGTACCTGCCGGCGCTGAAGGTGTCCCTGGAGAACGCGAAGCCGCGACCGGTCTCCCCGAACTACGACCAGCTCACCAAGGCCGTCCAGGACAACGCCTACGCCGCGCTGAACGGTACCGTCGACGTCGAGACCGCCACCTCCGACATGGACGCCGCCATCCGCAACGTCACCGGATAGCAGTCCACCCCGGCCCGCCCCCGACACCGTCGTCGGCGGCGGGCCGTTTCCGTCTTTCCGGCCATCCTCTCCCCCACCCGCTCCCCCGGCTTTTGTAAGGTGGCTTCCCGTGAGAACCAAGAAGCGC of Corynebacterium terpenotabidum Y-11 contains these proteins:
- a CDS encoding ABC transporter substrate-binding protein, translating into MAHLPKLPTKLLATLAAAGLTAGLVACSSDDDSGSDSASNTSRGPISFAMGKNDTDKLRPIIDQWNEEHPDETVTLKELAGEADAQRDTLVQSLQAGSDDYDVMALDVVWTAQFAANGWLTPLTGDLTVDTADLLPATVESATYNDTLYGLPQNTNGQLLYRNTELVPDAPTRWDDVVNACKTVLEQDVDCLTTQLKQYEGLTIATGNFMDGWGGGILDASGEPTVTSDASREGLQALVDAYNDGTISPASTAATEEETNLAFTEGNTAMAINWPYMWTNANEAEATSGKFEVQPLVGRDGTGVSTLGGYNNGINVNSKNKATALDFMKFIVEPENQKSFAEASFPPVLASIYDDQELIEQFPYLPALKVSLENAKPRPVSPNYDQLTKAVQDNAYAALNGTVDVETATSDMDAAIRNVTG